In Cicer arietinum cultivar CDC Frontier isolate Library 1 chromosome 7, Cicar.CDCFrontier_v2.0, whole genome shotgun sequence, a single window of DNA contains:
- the LOC101501428 gene encoding diacylglycerol O-acyltransferase 2D-like isoform X2 → MEKVLGRENAEHAQTRNSLKSVVALALCFGAIHFNLAFILFSLFFLPLSLSPWVIAFLMLFTVLPVDKNSLLGLKLSRFICKHVCTYFPITLHVEDAEAFHLNRSYVFCYEPHSVFPFGSFALHNNTGFMRIPKIRFLVSSAAFYIPFLRQIWTWLGFSSVTKQNVISLLASGYSCIIVPGGTRETLFMEHGCENVYLKERRGFVRLAMEMGHPLVPVFCFGQTNIYKWWKAPGKLIQSIARSMKIFPLIFWGRFGTPVPFKNPLYVVVGRPIQLEKTPQPTSDQVAKVHSEFIEALQDLFERHKVQAGYENLELKIV, encoded by the exons ATGGAAAAAGTGTTGGGAAGAGAAAATGCGGAACACGCCCAAACACGTAACAGTTTGAAGTCTGTTGTAGCATTGGCACTCTGTTTCGGAGCAATTCATTTTAATCTTGCTTTCATACTCTTCTCTCTCTTCTTCCTTCCACTCTCATTATCACCttg GGTTATTGCCTTTCTGATGCTCTTTACGGTGCTTCCTGTGGACAAGAATAGTCTATTGGGCCTTAAATTATCCag ATTCATATGCAAACATGTCTGCACTTATTTCCCTATCACACTTCACGTAGAGGACGCAGAAGCTTTCCATCTTAATCGATCTTATG TTTTTTGCTATGAGCCACATTCAGTTTTTCCATTTGGCTCTTTTGCGCTTCATAACAACACAGGCTTTATGCGTATTCCAAAAATAAGATTTCTTGTTAGCAGCGCG GCTTTCTACATACCATTTTTGAGACAAATATGGACATGGTTGGGGTTTTCATCAGTCACCAAGCAAAATGTTATTTCTTTGTTGGCATCTGGCTATAGTTGCATCATAGTACCCGGTGGAACACGAGAAACACTTTTTATGGAGCATGGTTGTGAG AATGTATATCTTAAAGAAAGAAGAGGATTTGTCCGACTAGCAATGGAGATGGGTCACCCCCTTGTTCCAGTTTTTTGCTTTGGCCag acaaatatttataagtgGTGGAAAGCTCCTGGTAAGTTAATTCAGAGTATAGCAAGGTCTATGAAGATTTTTCCATTGATATTTTGGGGAAGATTTGG AACTCCTGTACCATTCAAGAATCCATTGTACGTGGTAGTGGGTAGACCAATTCAGCTAGAGAAAACTCCTCAACCAACCAGCGATCAG gTTGCCAAAGTACATAGTGAGTTTATTGAAGCACTTCAAGATCTTTTTGAACGACACAAGGTTCAAGCTGGATATGAAAACCTTGAGTTGaaaattgtttga
- the LOC101501428 gene encoding diacylglycerol O-acyltransferase 2D-like isoform X1, whose amino-acid sequence MEKVLGRENAEHAQTRNSLKSVVALALCFGAIHFNLAFILFSLFFLPLSLSPWVIAFLMLFTVLPVDKNSLLGLKLSRFICKHVCTYFPITLHVEDAEAFHLNRSYGKKELISPFPYQPFWSLDEGCSKFNLYIRIRMFFCYEPHSVFPFGSFALHNNTGFMRIPKIRFLVSSAAFYIPFLRQIWTWLGFSSVTKQNVISLLASGYSCIIVPGGTRETLFMEHGCENVYLKERRGFVRLAMEMGHPLVPVFCFGQTNIYKWWKAPGKLIQSIARSMKIFPLIFWGRFGTPVPFKNPLYVVVGRPIQLEKTPQPTSDQVAKVHSEFIEALQDLFERHKVQAGYENLELKIV is encoded by the exons ATGGAAAAAGTGTTGGGAAGAGAAAATGCGGAACACGCCCAAACACGTAACAGTTTGAAGTCTGTTGTAGCATTGGCACTCTGTTTCGGAGCAATTCATTTTAATCTTGCTTTCATACTCTTCTCTCTCTTCTTCCTTCCACTCTCATTATCACCttg GGTTATTGCCTTTCTGATGCTCTTTACGGTGCTTCCTGTGGACAAGAATAGTCTATTGGGCCTTAAATTATCCag ATTCATATGCAAACATGTCTGCACTTATTTCCCTATCACACTTCACGTAGAGGACGCAGAAGCTTTCCATCTTAATCGATCTTATG GAAAAAAAGAGTTGATATCACCATTTCCTTATCAACCATTTTGGAGTCTCGATGAGGGCTGTTCCAAGTTTAACTTGTATATCAGAATTAGAATGT TTTTTTGCTATGAGCCACATTCAGTTTTTCCATTTGGCTCTTTTGCGCTTCATAACAACACAGGCTTTATGCGTATTCCAAAAATAAGATTTCTTGTTAGCAGCGCG GCTTTCTACATACCATTTTTGAGACAAATATGGACATGGTTGGGGTTTTCATCAGTCACCAAGCAAAATGTTATTTCTTTGTTGGCATCTGGCTATAGTTGCATCATAGTACCCGGTGGAACACGAGAAACACTTTTTATGGAGCATGGTTGTGAG AATGTATATCTTAAAGAAAGAAGAGGATTTGTCCGACTAGCAATGGAGATGGGTCACCCCCTTGTTCCAGTTTTTTGCTTTGGCCag acaaatatttataagtgGTGGAAAGCTCCTGGTAAGTTAATTCAGAGTATAGCAAGGTCTATGAAGATTTTTCCATTGATATTTTGGGGAAGATTTGG AACTCCTGTACCATTCAAGAATCCATTGTACGTGGTAGTGGGTAGACCAATTCAGCTAGAGAAAACTCCTCAACCAACCAGCGATCAG gTTGCCAAAGTACATAGTGAGTTTATTGAAGCACTTCAAGATCTTTTTGAACGACACAAGGTTCAAGCTGGATATGAAAACCTTGAGTTGaaaattgtttga